Proteins co-encoded in one Halorussus lipolyticus genomic window:
- a CDS encoding glycosyltransferase family 4 protein: MHVGLVVYGDIGTTTGGFLYDRKLAAELRSAGHRVSVVSLPWRDYHRALAENFDPRVRRRRRRKLRGFDLLVEDELCHPSLLWCNPTIDAPIAAVVHHLRASEPHSAWRKPVYRAVERRYLRTTDAALYASEATRQASEALAGPRPATVARPAGDRFNPEITPEAIAARADRSPFRIVFVGSLVPRKGLHVLLDGLVQVSGNWHLTVIGSEADADYAEKVRRQARNLDIAKSVRFEGRLPDATLADRLAESHLLAVPSSYEGYGIVYLEGMAFGLPALATAAGGASELVTHGEDGFLVPPESPEAVAEAVETLLRDRNRLETAGLAARRRFERHPGWDESMATARRFLESVARKSAPEEAPA; the protein is encoded by the coding sequence ATGCACGTCGGACTCGTCGTCTACGGCGACATCGGGACCACGACCGGCGGGTTCCTCTACGACCGGAAACTCGCCGCCGAACTCCGGAGCGCCGGCCACCGCGTCAGCGTGGTCTCGCTCCCGTGGCGGGACTACCACCGCGCGCTGGCCGAGAACTTCGACCCGCGAGTCCGCCGCCGACGCCGCCGGAAACTCCGGGGCTTCGACCTGCTGGTCGAGGACGAACTCTGCCACCCCTCCCTGCTGTGGTGCAACCCGACCATCGACGCCCCGATTGCCGCCGTCGTCCACCACCTCCGAGCCAGCGAACCTCACTCCGCGTGGCGGAAACCGGTCTACCGCGCCGTAGAGCGTCGGTACCTCCGGACCACCGACGCCGCGCTCTACGCCAGCGAGGCCACCCGCCAAGCCAGCGAGGCCCTCGCCGGCCCCCGACCAGCGACCGTCGCCCGACCCGCGGGCGACCGCTTCAATCCCGAAATCACCCCGGAGGCAATCGCCGCCCGCGCCGACCGTAGCCCCTTCCGCATCGTCTTCGTCGGGTCGCTGGTCCCGCGCAAGGGCCTCCACGTCCTCCTCGACGGCCTCGTGCAGGTCTCCGGAAACTGGCACCTCACAGTAATCGGGAGCGAGGCCGACGCCGATTACGCCGAGAAAGTCCGCCGGCAGGCCCGGAATCTCGACATCGCCAAGTCAGTCCGGTTCGAGGGGCGACTCCCGGACGCCACGCTCGCCGACCGACTCGCCGAGAGCCATCTCCTCGCCGTCCCGTCGTCCTACGAGGGCTACGGCATCGTCTACTTGGAGGGGATGGCTTTCGGCCTGCCCGCGCTGGCCACCGCCGCCGGAGGAGCCTCCGAACTCGTCACCCACGGCGAAGACGGCTTCCTCGTCCCACCCGAAAGCCCCGAAGCGGTCGCCGAAGCGGTCGAAACCCTCCTGAGAGACCGCAATCGCCTCGAAACAGCGGGCCTCGCCGCCAGACGCCGGTTCGAGCGCCACCCCGGTTGGGACGAATCGATGGCAACTGCCCGGCGGTTCCTCGAATCG
- a CDS encoding 6-pyruvoyl trahydropterin synthase family protein — MYSVTVERAFVAQHFLTVPNPGPEGDLHSHHFTAKVGLAGEELNDYGYLADIDALNERIDATVARYRDATLNDLPEFEDLNPSLEHFARVFGERFADSLDAPEVETITVKLREDDVAWASYRQEA; from the coding sequence ATGTACTCCGTCACGGTCGAACGCGCGTTCGTGGCACAGCACTTCCTGACGGTCCCTAACCCCGGTCCCGAGGGGGACCTCCACTCGCATCACTTCACCGCGAAGGTCGGACTCGCGGGCGAGGAGCTAAACGACTACGGCTACCTCGCCGACATCGACGCCCTGAACGAGCGAATCGACGCCACGGTGGCCCGCTACCGGGACGCGACCCTGAACGACCTGCCCGAGTTCGAGGACCTCAACCCGAGCCTCGAACACTTCGCGCGCGTCTTCGGCGAGCGATTCGCCGACAGTCTCGACGCCCCCGAGGTCGAGACCATCACCGTCAAACTCCGGGAGGACGACGTTGCGTGGGCGTCCTACCGGCAGGAAGCGTAG